From the Cucumis sativus cultivar 9930 chromosome 5, Cucumber_9930_V3, whole genome shotgun sequence genome, the window CTTACAAGAGGACAAGAAATGAACTCTAATATTAAAGAAAGTGACGGAAAATCGGTGCAAAAGGAGGagacacaattttttttctggaagaaattcaaagttttattttagaatgtaGAATGATAGACACTTAAAATTTACTCTCACTCTAATCCTTGTGACTTGGAGTATTTCTCAATACACATTGTTGTTCacaatttgtaatatttttatatcacTTTCATTCACGACATGGAAACCTCAGGTTATTGTTGTTCGAAAATTACCTTAACCACTCAGAATTTTTTCTGataattttttacattaaaatcCCCTCTCTTCAAATTAGCAACACgaatttcaagtttttttatcaatcttcCTTGATGTTCTTTGGTCACTTTGATTTTAACCAGACTACCGAGCGTACTTATTGATGTTTCGTCATATGCTACTGTTTCTACTTAGACGATCTCCTTGTTGATCATACTATTTCACGTTTCAATACAAGATTTGAATATCATATACTCGTTGATGctacttttgaatttatattgcTTCATTAGCTTCTTGCTTATGCAGATGCTCCTCGCCATCCTCCTACTATATTTTAGTGTACTAATCATAGTATCATCAAGATTACTCAAATGATGTATTTCATGAACTTACAAATCgcacatttaaaataattataactttGTTTGTCATCATCTCCTAACCACTACAATCctcttaataataaaaaaaaaacatgtattatgaaattcaaaatttctttaacgTTTGAAACTGTTAAACTTAGTCAAGGtcaagagaaaatgaaattaatggAAAAAGAAGGTAAACATACTTGGAATTTAAGTTTAggtttgagaaaaagagaaaagttgcAAAATTAGGTAAGTGTCAAAATGAGACTTTTAGAGGGTAGAGTGGGTGGCCAAAGGAGCTATATAACCTCTAAATGTTGTTTGTTGGACGACCAAGGGAAAGGAAAGAACCTCTAAAGAGGTTAGCTTGCGTTTAGAGCTAGACGTTTGAGACTTGTGTTGGACGGCAAGACAAACACCAAGAAGGTCATGCGTTGAAGTTAAGGCTTGACAACAAGCTTGGGAGATTAGTTAGGTGAAAAAGGTTGTCACTTGAGTTGGCTAAGCGAGAGGGCATTAGAGAGTACTGTGAGACCTGCTTCTAACTTGAGGATAAGAAGTAAAATATGGCtaagtgttttgaaatttgtgttttgtttaaGAAGTCGGCATTTATCAACCCGCGGAAAGGATTAAGTGATAAAATCTTTAATGGTTAAGTATAAGTTTTGAGATTAAGAAGTTAGTTCGCGAGgaagttttgagaaaagaagaattgacGGTAGGATCTATAAGTCTAAACGTTCACAAGAGAAAGAGTCTTCATGAGAAAGTTGGGTAGTCTGCGAGAAGAGTTATGCATTAAGATTTTCGAAAGTTATGTTAAGCGATTAAATCTATTACTGAAATGAAATTAGGCGAGAGGAAAGAATTGGcgagaaaatgtcaaatctgatttgacagggttaacatgtaagattaagaatttaagaatgactaacataaatattaattttacacgTGTAAAGTTTAAGTAGGAGCTATCAATTAGACAGGGGTTTGAGGATGACTAATCCAAGTTAAAGAGTAGTAAATAAAGGTTTTAGGTCACTACCTAAGGagaattttttgaaaattttgaagtattgaAGTActgtcattttgtttttgcGAGAAGGCTAtgcaagaaagaagaagagatttcTGGTTCTAAGGCTAAGTATTTGTGAGTGatcttttcttaaaagtatttatatgaTTCAAACACgttttataatgtttaaagcttgatttgatgactaTGATATTGATTCagaaatggttttcaaaccattagttgcTTCCTTGAATGAGCTAACGGTTATCTGCACATAAGATTAAAGGCAACTATGTAGAAAAGACATGCATGGTGAAATGAAGTCAGCCAATGTAGAAAAGGACTACATTTTGTTAGGCGGCTTGAGCAAGAAGAACGAATATGTATGTTCTCAGATGCTGTTGATACAGTAATCTAAATGCAAGGTACCGAGACCAAGCGTAGAGAACGATTCGAGATCCTTGGCAAAAGGAATGATTGTGACTAATGGGTGTTTGTGCAAAATGTATTTTGATGTGATTTGTTTGTTGATCTGATTCTattgtaaaaatgattatttggGTTTTGATATGTTTTGCGAAATTATGTGGTTATTGATAAActgatttgttttaaattgtatGGATTTTGGCGAAAATGATTTATGGAAAGGTATTGCGAAAAATATTCTATAAAACATCACTCAGTTTTTCAgacttacattttaaaatttatcttctGGGAACATGCATTTAGGTCAAGTAAAGAAGAAGGTCGAAGGGTTTGCAGCAAGTTGAGAAAGCTACAAAGTGTTTAAGAGTTTTgattaatgttatttattttggtcaaGATGTTGTAATTGTATCCTATGTATGAAACGCCTGTTGTTAATAAAgcttaaattttagttatgtTGTCTATGTTAAGCTTTAACGCCTAAAGCATGGTATTTAAGTATTTGGCGCTTAATCAGGGCAAAGGATTTAAGATGAGTGTCTTGGAGTTTAATCGCATCAAAACGCTTGTTGTTGATTAAAGTTTAAGTTGACTTCGGAATGATTTATGTTTATCTCTATTGCATGATAGTTTAAAAGAAGTTAAGTTTGAGCTAGGCGCTAAGacaaatttcaagattttaagCTAAATCACGTCCTATTTGCACTACTTCCTACGTTTTGGTTGTTTTGCGATCGGGGTGTGACAGTTACCTAGGCGTTTGAGGCTTGCCATTGGGTGACTAAGTACTACACGAGGAAGGGTGCTAAACGAGGGATGAAGCTAGGAGGCCATGGCAAGGCTATGCGAGATGGTTTAGAGGTTAGCTATCCGATTGGATTAAGTATGTGACATGCTCTAAGCACTCAgttaacatatattttaactatGTCATCGTGCATTTTGTGATCAAGAAGGACGTGGAAGACTTCAACTGACATCACACCACGTCCCGAGATGAGCAATTAGTTGCTGAGGTGGGGTGTGACATGTATTATCTTTGATGAAAAAGGCTcaagaaaaattgtttctttgtaCACAACAAGATCGTTCATTTAATAGGCAAGTCAACTCCAGCCCAACATCCACTCatcaacttctttttcattgataaTCGAAATTCTGAACatgcatatttttatttgacaattagTTGTATGTTAATTGCAacaataactattttaatcAGTCATGATCGTGATCTATCATTGAAtgttaatagtcaaataaattttaaacaatgattttaacttaaattttggtGAAAAAATGGGggtaaattttggattttcttaaatttttttaagatgaaaggtatttttgaaacttttcgatagttatattttttaaacaaaacttctaAAGTGTGTTTGGGGAAAGGGTTGAGTTAATGGAGGATTAGTATTATAAAACTAGTGTTATGATACACCTAACTGTTAtgatagtatgtgtttgaGAGAATGGTTATGCATAAAGAGATATGAGGTGATTAtgataaaatgtgtttgagGAAATGTTATCTATGTAgtgttatgaaatttatttttttatacatttttttaagattcgTATTCTAAATccttgtatatttaatttaccaaattatcttattttagtaaaataatttttcagtatttttttaaaatgtgacgtctatttccaacatttttttatgtaatcGTTATGtgcaaataatttattgatttttttaaagaaatttgtattctaaatccaatacacatattttgtataattaatttatcaaaatgtCATATTTTCTTTGACGTAATTGTTACgtgcaaataaattattaattcttttaaaaaaattcattttctaactctaatatacaaattttgtatatttaatttaccaaatcgtCTTAGTTTTCGTAAAACAATTTGcgttaatttctttaaatatgatataaaatttccaacttttttttaagtaattgtTTCGGTTGAATAAATTATCGTTTTTCCTTATAAAACATTCTCTAATTTATTCTTCCCTAAacattatgttttttctttttctttttaaattagagGATTGTTGTTCCATGGagcaacaaaaatgataaaaaattataatgaatcATGAAAGATATACaaataaggaagaagaaggagaaaaaagtacattttgaaaaagtacGAGCATaatatggtaaaaaaattagatttaaaatttaattcaaataaatcttaaatggAATCTTGCccttaaattgattttttaaaaagaaaattaaattgatttttttaaaagaaaaattcttatacatttaaagtttaaatacttcgacaaaaaatatttgttatacattttgtaggttatttaagattttaaaagttatttaatttaatattacatcGTCTCATTTGAgattcttataaatttaataaaatttgttttttagaaatttatttaaccCAAATTTACGAGAAATAGTTTAGATACATATAGATTAGTGTTAgaaaattttttagaaagagttggttttacaaaatatttacaacctatagcaaattctatcactatagtcattgatatgctaaGGTGATAGAaaactatcaatgatagaattcaaaattttgctatagcttataaatgttttaatttaataccccttagttttaaaataaaatatttgaaaaaggtgaaaaacgaataaactaagaaaaacaaatgaaagacatgaaatagtaaaattttaaaaaattaaatacgaGGACCAAATACATAAACTAATCgcaattaatgtttaattaaaattaattttgtaaataaaataaattaaaaaacaaccttcttttaagaatattaaattaattaaaaaaatgacttttgataaataaacgagtaaatttttttaaaaaaaataaaataatagaattgtggaaaattgaaaaaagaataggaCTATTCTCCAAATAAGTGTTGGTTACGTAATCTTAATAACACTTTTCCAAATGTGTTGTTGAAAGTTTTCATCTAAAACTAACCTTAAACTatgtttaagttattttttaaacttttaaatatttagagaTATATTCAACTgagacatttatttttaataaatttgagaattttgaaaagagaaaaatttaaaattatgatcTAAAATGACTGTGTTGAAACTCATCACTTTGTTAGATAATTTAAACTGaatgtattatttatattttaatgtttttgttaaaattgaacGTAAATATCATCCACTTTTTACCAACATTTTGTGTGAgttagttatatttaaaatgttatagaGATATATAGTTGTATTACTGAGGAGAAGGTAGATTGCCCATTTTCCAAGAACACATTCTAGAAATGCGAGCCATATCGTTTTGGATTGTGCACACACTCACCTAATTTAGTTACtatttcttctcccaattgcCCATAAAGACTAATATCACCTcaacacttttcttttattttcttttcctttttcttaaaaagaaacaatacaattaaaaacattgcaaataaataatttttttttccttaattaaacaaataaaaaaaatatagttttggaTTCTCTTTGAAttgcatgtatatatatgtgtgttaaCATTTGAGCTAGGTTTCCAAAGGTCAATAATATAGCTTACTAATCAATAAATTCTACTTTGTTCCAATAAGTTCTTTGACTTGAAATTTCCATCAAACACTTGAATTGGGTTGTCTTTTCAAATTGATTGATAGTTGTCTACCTTAATCATTGTTGAATAGGATCACATAGAACTGtgtgacaatttttaaaatttgtcattttatttgtatttgttcatgtattaaacttatatatatatttcttaaagacaaaatgatataaaaatacataagTTGCTTTGTGTATTTGGacaaagtaaaattaatttgatcttGCTAATTATGAGtgacattttgtaaatagtttttttggCTGTCCATAATTATTCCCCTAATTAGAAAGCAAGTCTGAATTAGTTTGGTCCAATCCAAGCTGGTTTATTTAGAACTATAAATGAACGATAAGTATAgtatggaaaaagaaagaaagaaatggtaAATAGTATTCAATCAATTAAAGTTGGCCAACAAATTAAAGTGAtggaatcaaattcaattatgcGCAAAAATGAACAATTCTAACAAGatctcaaatcaaatttttattaaaattctaACCATTAATTTCCAAAACAAATGTATATTGCATACAAAGAGGCACAAGATGGTTCAAGAATTCAAGAAATAAACTCAATggattaatttgaaaaacctAAAAGATTAACAATTATATTGTTGGAATTTGAAGGGAAAATGGCAGAATAAGAGGAATTTCCGaggaaaatttatttatagagagaATTTGGGagcaattgaaaaaaaaaaaaaagagagaagaaattagagaaggaagaaaaagaaaaatagatatatattttgataaggACAGAgggttttaaatttgagaacattgctttaagaaaaagagagtatcatttttattttattttatttcacttcCATTATCTATAATTTTTACCGTTTCTAAGATGACATCTCCCATGTGCtgatatttaaagaaatcacTTTGCGTCTTcaaattatctttctttttattgttatctttctttttattgttatcttTCTGATCGGAGAAATAGCGAAATGGGTTCTCAGGAAGACGACCGAGCAATCTTGGAGGAGGGTCTTCTGCAGGTTtattctctctccctctcaaTTTTCGGAATATGAATTTTTCCGGTACTCCAATGGTCAACGGCTGCTAATCATTTGAATCTCTTCAACCCctgatttcattttcaatttactCTGCGCCTTGCtgtttttatacaaaaatctCAAGGAGACTATATGAAAAGAACATGAAATTAATTGTTTgctttattaaataatttaagcaCATGAATGACCCTACTAAGAGCTGTTCTGTAATTAATTCTGATTTGTTCATTGGGTATGAAACTGATGTTCAtagtttttgtattaatttctttctaaatgaTAGTATTGTTGAAGCCGTTTACTTCGTTAAATACAGGCAGGTGTTGTTAATAGTGtgtgttatttattttgaattgggTGTGTGAAGGTTGATCGCCATCTTTTTCTCCTTCGgctcctttcttcttccctcaCGGATCAAGCTTCTTTAATCTAGCATGATTATGGAAGGCATCATTTTTCCTTGTGATTGATTTGCAATTGGTAATTTGGGTGGTTACTCATATGTGAGACCATATGAATTCCTTTTTTGTGGGCTTGGTTTCTTGGATgctcttgtattctttcaatttttctttcttaataaaaaagaagttgaatttAGTAGGAAGACAATTGGAACACATAAAAGGTGAATTGTATGCGCACACCCACTACTTGATTTCATTGTAACATTTACTAAtgcttatattttgatttcctTCTGTAGAATGAAAGCAGTACATTGTATACAGGCGATGGCTCAGTTGACTTCCATGGGAATCCTGTTCTCAAGCAAAATACAGGAAACTGGAAAGCATGCCCATTCATTCTAGGTACTTTTTTTGAGCCTTGGAGTTGGTATAATTAGCATAGTTAGTAACTTAACTTACACATAACAATTTAAACTTCAACTGTTATGATCCATGAAATCTAGCATCATTTttcctctaaactttttttgtgCTCTTCCCCTTTGGAGATGCAAATGTAATGCATTTTGCTAAACATTTTCCCCCTTCTTTTATTGTATTTCAATCTTTgagaagtttaaattttaagctgacttttcttttttattctttacttGACATTTCCTGCCCCGGATTTGTACAGGGAATGAAGGGTGTGAGCGGTTGGCCTACTATGGGATTTCAACTAACCTTGTTACTTATCTTACAAATAAACTTCATCAAGGAAATGTATCAGCTGCTAGAAACGTCACTACTTGGCAAGGAACTTGCTATCTTACACCCCTCATTGGAGCTATATTGGCAGATGCATACTGGGGAAGATATTGGACAATTGCTGCTTTTTCAACAATTTACTTCATTGTATGTACCATATGAAGTTGATACGCCATCCCTCCTTCCCTAGCATtactttatatttgtttttgttagatGACATatgattaaacttttattcaCTTGCaagcttaagcttttaggtcagttgatgatttaatatggtattaaAGCAGTTGGTCCTGTATTCAAGCCCCTGCAGTGTTTTTTCCTCActatttaatattcattttcacTTGTTGAGTCTTTTGCATATCAAGCTCACAATTGAGAGGGAATGTTAGATGATATATAACTAGATTTGCCTTCACCTACGAGCTTAAGCTTTTAGttcaattggtgatttaataattttttttttttgctgatTATTGTGAATAGTGTCatgattttctttgttattgaCTTTTATAATCCTATGGAACTTTAGGCTTTTTGAAGGACTGTTTAACACTTCCTTCCCATACTTTTCCTAGAAAAGAACTTTTGAATTATGatcttattttcttgttttttctgtCTTGCCAAATCCTGcgttaagtttaaaatttaagaatattggCAACACAAGATAGTTGCCTTACACAGTGcaataaacaatatatcaAGTAATACGACTTGTGAAAAGTACTTTAGGGAGGTCATTTGTAGATTGAATGTACTATATTTTGCTGCTTAGCATTTATTTTACCTGCACAGTAGTCTCAATATTATCTTTTCAGAGTGAAACTCAAGatgtatgtttttctttacaGGGAATGTGTACATTAACTCTCTCTGCATCTGTTCCTGCTCTAAAGCCTGCTGAATGTGTTGGGTTCATGTGCCCCCCAGCTTCTGCTGCTCAGTATATGGTATTTTTCCTTGGACTCTATTTGATTGCCCTTGGGACAGGTGGAATTAAACCATGTGTGTCATCCTTTGGAGCAGACCAGTTTGATGATACCGATCCTGCTGAGAGGGTTAAAAAGGGCTCGTTTTTCAACTGGTTTTACTTTTCAATCAATATTGGTGCTCTTATATCAAGTAGTTTCCTTGTTTGGATACAAGACAATGCTGGGTGGGGTCTAGGGTTTGGCATCCCTGCAGTATTTATGGGCCTTGCTATTGTAAGTTTCTTTTCTGGCACAAAGCTCTACAGATTTCAGAAACCAGGTGGAAGCCCAATTACAAGGATGTGCCAGGTTTTGGTTGCATCCTTTCATAAACGAAATCTAACGGTTCCTAGTGACAGTAATCTTCTGTATGAGGTGCAAGACAAAAGTTCTGCCATTGAAGGAAGTCGCAAGCTAGAGCACAGTGATGAACTGAGGTAACCTACTTCACTAGCTGATATATAATCTCATAGCTGCATGCCAAAATATTTAGTCTTATGCCTTTATTAGGCagacttattattattttggggAAGTCTAATTTCcatgaaaatttgatttgcCAATGATGGATTAACTGATGAAGTAAAGTTCTGTtattctttcaactttttatgtGCATGTTTAAGTCCTCCCCTTTTCAGTTACCAAGCAACTTTGAGATCGTGTTTGTGGGGTTTCTCAAATGATATTTTGGATTGCAGTAATCGACAGTAGTTTTCTGATAGGTCTGCTGCTTGAGTCAATCTGGTGTGTAGCTATTTCATGCATGATGCACACGTAAATCTGTTAGATGCATATTGTGAACCTGTTCTGATCACGTGTGTATCTGGTTGATAATTAACAACCTTACTGTTGTTGCATCTTGACTTCCAAAAGAATACTAGTTATTACTCTCTGTGCAGACCTTTCTTCCCAAGAAACTACATTATTTTGTCTGTTGGAAACCTTGTTCTTGTTCGATAATTTTACTTGGCATATGATGCTAAAACTTGATTATGATTGAATAACGAGAGAATATCCCACAAATTATTTCCTAGTTGTTCCCAGTTCTTAAAAAAGAGGTTTCAAGTgcaaaatgtttgtttttaagcACTTGGAAAGTCAGTTTGACTTTCAATAGGTTTGCATGAAAATGAGTTATTATACCCCAAATAAATTTAACCCAAACTTTATTTATGCTGCAGATGCCTTGATAAAGCGGCTGTCATCTCTGATGCTGAGTTGAAAAGTGGGGACTTCTCCGATCCCTGGAGGCTATGTACAGTAACTCAGATCGAGGAATTTAAGATTCTTATTCGAATGTTCCCAATATGGGCTACTGGAATTGTCTTTGCTGCTGTATACGCCCAAATGTCAACATTATTCGTGGAACAAGGAACAATGCTGGACAAGACCATTGGTTCTTTCCGCATTCCTCCAGCCTCTCTCTCGACCTTTGATGTAGTAAGTGTTATTTTCTGGGTGCCTGTGTATGATAGATTCATAGTCCCaattgcaaaaaaatttacagGAAAGGAGAGGGGATTCACCGAAATACAGCGAATGGGTATTGGCCTATTCATATCAGTATTATGCATGTCCGCTGCAGCTGTGGTAGAGATCAAACGACTAGAACTCGCAAGAGAGCTCGATTTGGTGCATAAACCAGAGGCTGTACCACTAAGTATACTTTGGCAAATACCACAATATTTCTTGCTGGGTGCAGCAGAAGTATTCACATTTATTGGACAGCTTGAGTTTTTCTATGATCAATCTCCAGATGCCATGAGGAGTTTGTGTAGTGCATTATCACTATTGACCACTGCTTTGGGGAATTACCTCAGTTCATTCATTCTAACCATCGTCACTTACTTAACAACAAGAAATGGGCAGTCTGGGTGGATACCAGATAACTTAAACGAGGGCCATTTGGATTTATTCTTCTGGCTGTTAGCTGGACTTAGCTTCTTGAATTTGTTGGTTTATACTGTCTGTGCCAAACGCTACCGCCCAAAGAAGGCTACTCAAGTGTGAAGAAACAAGATGATGCTGCACTGTACTGTAACCCACAAAAGGCCATTTCCAAAGCCATATTTGGGTTATTATTATGGCCTActgtatataaattataaacttcccccatgtttcttttcttttattttctttcctacttttaattcatttttatattgcAATTTGGCAAAAATTTGATGGTTATGTGCTTCAAAAAGTATGTATTAGTAACCATCTTTGGTGATTCAATAGTTTATGATTGTTTTCATTGAAGGCTCCGTGTTTGAGAAATTCTGCATGGTAGTGTTTCTAAATGGAATAGTCTTCCTATCTGCATTTTGGGAAAAATGAACATTAAGGAATTCAGATCATGTATTAAAATTACTTATATCTGATGTAGGGGACCCTATAGTGAGATAGTAATTCTTGCTGGATACTGTAACATTAGAACTTACTGCTGAAATTTTAACTTACAATAGAGTTATCTGGTTGCATTAAGTCGACCAATTATCAACCATCAAGGCTTTGTAGAGTTGGAACTAGTGGAAcaatgtttgaaattaaaagtttcttaaaaaagtaAGATGTTCATTTGGAGAGTCCTAAAAAAATGTCATCTCCACTCGTATGGGTTTATGCGAAAAAGGAATCAACGTGACTTCCTTTTGTGCTacttgttctaaaaaaatttgaaagctCACATCATTTTCTCCTCTAATAGAGCTAAGCCAATCTaaaagaagacatcaaactcccatttgataaaaagtaattttaatgGTGCTTCATCAATTGTTGGAGAGCTCTCAATGATCATTTGCCTCTTAAGTTTTCAAGCTTGATTGCAATAGGATGTGGGGCAATTTGAAACGACTAAAACAATTCTTTAATGGGCAAAGAAATAAGCCCTATTGAATCAAAATGCAAATGAATTCGTTCATACTACAAAGAAGGCTTGAAATCTTTTGCACATCAAACGTTGATCGTTGTATTCCATCATGTAGGAGTAAATGCTAGCACCCTCCACAAAAATTTGTGATTATGAATGTTAAAACAGCTTGGCTTTCAACCCCTCCTTCAACTCAAGCAGCTAATCATACTACTTATAAGctgtttaacattttcaatggAAAGCCAAACGTGATAAATGAGATGATGAATCAGTGTGACAAAGCAAACTCtcttaaagaaaatttcaattgcATATCAATTGAGCATGTGTCTATAAAGAAGGGAATAATGTTACTAATTTAATTGCAAAAAATGGTAGAGACAAATGTGTAGAAGGTATTTGGATTGGatggaaaattttctattctaAATTACGAAAGCAATTGTAAaagttttatcaaattttgtcctaaaagcgtaataaatatttgtttttcttaaaaaaagaaaaaagattgtgGTTgccaaaagtatatatattcaaattatctacatttaattaaatattttaaaaataaatattgctAACTATTTGAGTTTTACTAgtagtttttttctcttttaattttaatggaTGAAGCATAGATTATGTCTATTTTCTACATGAAAAAACATGTTCAAACATAGATATTCTTCAt encodes:
- the LOC101212257 gene encoding protein NRT1/ PTR FAMILY 8.3 — protein: MGSQEDDRAILEEGLLQNESSTLYTGDGSVDFHGNPVLKQNTGNWKACPFILGNEGCERLAYYGISTNLVTYLTNKLHQGNVSAARNVTTWQGTCYLTPLIGAILADAYWGRYWTIAAFSTIYFIGMCTLTLSASVPALKPAECVGFMCPPASAAQYMVFFLGLYLIALGTGGIKPCVSSFGADQFDDTDPAERVKKGSFFNWFYFSINIGALISSSFLVWIQDNAGWGLGFGIPAVFMGLAIVSFFSGTKLYRFQKPGGSPITRMCQVLVASFHKRNLTVPSDSNLLYEVQDKSSAIEGSRKLEHSDELRCLDKAAVISDAELKSGDFSDPWRLCTVTQIEEFKILIRMFPIWATGIVFAAVYAQMSTLFVEQGTMLDKTIGSFRIPPASLSTFDVVSVIFWVPVYDRFIVPIAKKFTGKERGFTEIQRMGIGLFISVLCMSAAAVVEIKRLELARELDLVHKPEAVPLSILWQIPQYFLLGAAEVFTFIGQLEFFYDQSPDAMRSLCSALSLLTTALGNYLSSFILTIVTYLTTRNGQSGWIPDNLNEGHLDLFFWLLAGLSFLNLLVYTVCAKRYRPKKATQV